From Glycine max cultivar Williams 82 chromosome 11, Glycine_max_v4.0, whole genome shotgun sequence, the proteins below share one genomic window:
- the LOC100793370 gene encoding protein NUCLEAR FUSION DEFECTIVE 4, producing the protein MPSTTLQWLSLVGIIWLQAIIGTNTNFPAYSSQLKQLLSISQVQLNNLAFASDAGKLFGWFSGLASIYLPLWLVLFIGSTLGLVGYGVQYLFITNQICSLSYWHVFLLTFLAGNSICWINTVCYVVTIRNFFSDRLVAVGITTSYQGLSAKIYANIVDAVSPHKKARTFLFLNSLLPVIVGLIAAPLVREIDEVTSPNRYTRVGFAVMFVITISTGTYAVLSSLQFVTSKASSLGILIGILLSFLLPLLVPLSMKIKKFQENREKLRIYHYTMEENATSEERVESEVKEGEVVQEEFGIIEEVGVKLMLRRINFWLYFSVYFFGATVGLVYLNNLGQIAESRGCSNTSSLVSLASSFGFFGRLMPSLMHYFYRGKCRISRPASLMAAMIPTTGAFLLLLNKSDIALYISTAVIGVCTGAITSIAVSTTTELFGTKNFSVNHNVVVANIPIGSFIFGYSAALIYHKEGNEHGKCMGMECYRNTFIMWGFFCFLGTLLALILHARTRKFFSLKQ; encoded by the exons ATGCCTTCTACTACTCTTCAATGGCTAAGCCTAGTTGGCATCATTTGGCTCCAAGCCATAATTGGCACAAACACCAATTTCCCTGCTTACTCTTCTCAGCTGAAGCAACTTCTATCTATTTCCCAAGTTCAACTCAATAACCTTGCTTTTGCATCTGATGCAGGCAAGCTTTTTGGCTGGTTTTCTGGCCTTGCTTCTATATACCTCCCCCTTTGGTTGGTCCTTTTTATTGGTTCAACTCTTGGATTAGTAGGTTATGGTGTGCAATATCTCTTCATAACCAACCAAATTTGTTCTTTGTCCTATTGGCATGTGTTCTTGCTAACTTTTCTTGCCGGCAATAGCATTTGTTGGATCAACACAGTGTGCTATGTTGTCACCATAAGGAACTTCTTTTCTGATCGCCTAGTTGCTGTGGGAATAACAACTAGCTACCAAGGACTAAGTGCAAAGATTTATGCCAACATTGTTGATGCTGTTTCTCCTCACAAGAAGGCTAGAACGTTTCTCTTCCTCAACTCTCTCTTACCTGTGATAGTTGGTTTAATAGCAGCTCCTCTAGTCAGAGAAATTGATGAAGTAACAAGTCCTAATAGGTACACACGTGTTGGTTTTGCTGTGATGTTTGTTATTACAATTTCAACTGGAACATATGCTGTGTTGAGCAGCTTGCAATTTGTCACAAGCAAAGCATCCTCACTAGGTATCTTGATTGGTATTCTACTGTCCTTTCTATTGCCTCTGCTTGTCCCTCTCTCAATGAAGATCAAGAAGTTTCaggaaaatagagaaaaattgaGAATCTACCACTATACTATGGAGGAGAATGCTACTAGTGAAGAGAGGGTGGAGAGCGAGGTGAAAGAGGGTGAAGTAGTTCAAGAAGAGTTTGGTATTATAGAAGAAGTTGGAGTGAAGTTAATGCTGAGAAGAATAAATTTCTGGTTATATTTCTCTGTCTATTTTTTTGGTGCAACAGTTGGTTTAGTATATCTTAATAACTTGGGACAAATAGCTGAATCCAGAGGTTGCTCTAATACTTCATCTTTGGTGTCTTTGGCATCGTCATTTGGGTTCTTTGGCCGTCTCATGCCATCTCTTATGCACTACTTCTACAG GGGAAAATGTAGAATTTCAAGACCTGCTTCTCTGATGGCAGCGATGATTCCAACAACAGGTGCATTTCTGTTACTCCTCAACAAATCTGACATTGCTCTTTACATCAGCACTGCAGTGATTGGAGTGTGTACTGGAGCAATCACTTCTATTGCTGTTTCCACAACCACTGAGTTATTTGGTACTAAGAATTTCTCAGTGAACCATAATGTGGTGGTAGCCAACATTCCAATTGGCTCCTTTATATTTGGCTACTCTGCTGCACTTATTTACCATAAGGAAGGGAATGAACATGGGAAATGCATGGGCATGGAATGCTACAGAAACACTTTCATCATGTGGGGTTTCTTTTGTTTCCTTGGAACTCTTTTGGCCTTGATTCTACATGCTAGGACTCGCAAGTTTTTCTCACTAAAACAATAG